In the Polyangiaceae bacterium genome, one interval contains:
- a CDS encoding glutathione S-transferase N-terminal domain-containing protein, which produces MSLVLYTVPGSPFAWKVQLALEHRGVSYELRRLSRDSGDLASAEFLQVNPRGQVPAVVSDDFSLYESAAIIDYIEHAFDGPRLWPSEPKARARAQRITAEAAAYLYPAVRALAEQLVFHPGRAPDEVKVREAKAAIAREAAALNAPEGEISVADFAVYPLLAMLARIDDRAPGHGAVALASPALLARRGLVERQPYFERTFPAHWTRPKPEPAAVGTPLASVFGRAARDRSDEAAGADGARAMLETFYHAFNQRSLTVLEKVWAPDASILLANPLGGIVRGLGEIRALYRRVFEGPARVWVEYYDVTQFGDGEHAVFVGRERGELVHGDQRLPLAFRTTRYFQRIHDVGFRQVHHHGSMDDPSALAAYQRAVR; this is translated from the coding sequence ATGTCACTGGTGCTGTACACCGTGCCCGGCTCTCCCTTCGCGTGGAAGGTGCAGCTGGCGCTGGAGCACCGGGGGGTGAGCTACGAGCTTCGGCGTCTGTCGCGGGACTCGGGTGATCTCGCGTCGGCGGAGTTCCTCCAGGTCAATCCGCGCGGCCAGGTGCCGGCGGTCGTCAGCGACGACTTCAGTCTCTACGAATCCGCCGCCATCATCGATTACATCGAGCACGCCTTCGACGGCCCGAGGCTCTGGCCCAGCGAGCCGAAAGCTCGAGCGCGAGCTCAGCGCATCACCGCCGAGGCAGCTGCCTACTTGTACCCCGCCGTCCGTGCCTTGGCCGAGCAGTTGGTGTTTCATCCCGGGCGGGCGCCTGACGAAGTGAAAGTGCGTGAAGCCAAGGCGGCCATCGCGCGCGAGGCTGCGGCCCTGAACGCGCCCGAAGGCGAAATTAGTGTGGCGGACTTCGCGGTCTACCCACTGCTTGCCATGCTGGCGCGCATCGATGACCGCGCGCCCGGACACGGGGCAGTCGCATTGGCTTCGCCGGCCCTACTCGCACGGCGAGGGTTGGTCGAGCGCCAACCCTACTTCGAGCGGACATTTCCTGCGCACTGGACGCGCCCGAAGCCGGAACCCGCGGCTGTAGGAACGCCGCTGGCAAGCGTATTCGGCAGGGCAGCGCGGGATCGCAGCGACGAGGCCGCTGGCGCCGACGGCGCACGCGCCATGCTGGAAACTTTCTACCACGCGTTCAACCAGCGATCTCTGACCGTGCTCGAGAAGGTGTGGGCGCCGGATGCGTCCATCCTGCTTGCCAATCCGCTCGGCGGCATCGTTCGAGGCCTTGGCGAAATCCGAGCATTGTACCGGCGTGTCTTCGAAGGTCCTGCGCGTGTGTGGGTCGAGTACTACGACGTCACCCAATTCGGTGACGGGGAGCACGCTGTGTTCGTGGGGCGTGAGCGTGGCGAGCTAGTGCACGGGGATCAGCGCCTGCCCCTTGCGTTTCGTACGACCCGCTACTTCCAGCGCATCCACGACGTGGGCTTTCGCCAGGTGCACCATCACGGCTCGATGGACGACCCGTCGGCCCTCGCCGCCTACCAACGCGCGGTGCGTTGA
- the metF gene encoding methylenetetrahydrofolate reductase [NAD(P)H], translating into MKIVDKLRGNKPAFSFEFFPPKDEPGRDRLFETVEHLAPYDPTFVSVTYGAGGSTRKLTVELVTRIEREAGLDAMAHLTCVGATREEIGEVLDELGAAGIENVLALRGDPPKGQAEFVVTEGGFAHASELAAFIKQRGAFCMGGACYPEKHPEAASAEADLVNLKKKVDAGVEFLVTQLFFDEHDYFEFVKRARAIGISCPILAGIMPVTNLHQVKRFTAMCGAKLPAPLLARLEATGGDHDEVRKIGIEHAVAQCRALLAGGVPGIHFYTLNRSTATVRILEALR; encoded by the coding sequence ATGAAGATCGTAGACAAGCTTCGTGGCAACAAGCCGGCGTTTTCCTTCGAATTTTTTCCACCGAAGGACGAGCCAGGTCGCGACCGCTTGTTCGAGACCGTCGAACACCTGGCGCCCTACGACCCCACCTTCGTGTCCGTGACTTACGGCGCTGGGGGCAGCACGCGCAAACTCACCGTGGAGTTGGTTACACGCATCGAACGCGAAGCGGGCTTGGACGCCATGGCGCATCTGACCTGCGTGGGCGCAACCCGCGAAGAGATCGGGGAGGTGCTCGACGAGCTGGGCGCCGCCGGCATCGAGAACGTGCTGGCGTTGCGTGGGGACCCGCCGAAGGGCCAAGCAGAGTTCGTGGTGACCGAAGGCGGGTTTGCGCATGCGTCCGAGCTAGCCGCCTTCATCAAGCAGCGAGGCGCGTTTTGCATGGGTGGCGCCTGCTACCCAGAGAAGCACCCCGAAGCGGCCAGCGCCGAGGCGGACTTGGTCAACCTGAAGAAGAAGGTGGACGCCGGCGTCGAGTTCTTGGTGACGCAGCTCTTCTTCGATGAGCACGACTACTTCGAGTTCGTGAAGCGAGCGCGCGCCATCGGCATCAGCTGCCCGATCCTGGCCGGCATCATGCCCGTCACCAACCTGCACCAGGTGAAGCGCTTCACCGCCATGTGCGGGGCGAAGCTCCCAGCGCCACTGTTGGCGCGCCTGGAGGCAACCGGCGGCGATCACGACGAAGTGCGCAAGATCGGCATCGAGCACGCGGTAGCTCAGTGTCGGGCACTACTCGCGGGCGGCGTTCCGGGCATCCACTTCTACACCCTGAACCGCTCGACTGCGACGGTGCGGATCCTGGAAGCGCTACGCTAG
- a CDS encoding prolyl oligopeptidase family serine peptidase has product MRRRLWMGLAALLSVGCGSDDAGSPGGAGGNGGSGGTGGGSTGDPYYDAVPAERLPGAASACPAGFESPVAAGQHQGFSAAGQARSFLLALPGAEYAGPRPLFVLFNGTGETGQAIYDRAQAADFVQRGFIVLAPDSNANGTVWPVWDGMRQAGHENDPNADLDYVDALIDCMAVHFEVDRNRIYVGGHSAGGIFTNHVLQRRSQLLAGGIAASGVFDLTSPSPKAELDAMSVLVTWGGDNDAYSGSTSTGVTVPKINFVEQAAIASAFYEGSAKVEQSWCRGADLGHAWLSPANGWMVDYLLAHPKGLAKDSPWQLTQPGGVVTCGTDAAPPPVGTSVICAPSSTAGCQGYCQFVGDCVAENATLEPALGPQLDAFGFSGANHGTCSSCTTQCETDSTVDATDAAVLSCFDKAFASAQCGPGIAGAQPFIDAINDCCKDKTASGVCKRACGSIKTNSVAVTFFPTCAAF; this is encoded by the coding sequence GTGAGACGCCGTTTGTGGATGGGTTTGGCTGCGCTGCTCAGTGTGGGCTGCGGAAGTGACGACGCGGGCTCGCCAGGCGGTGCCGGCGGCAATGGTGGCAGTGGCGGCACCGGCGGTGGCAGTACTGGGGATCCGTACTACGACGCGGTCCCTGCGGAGCGTTTGCCCGGAGCGGCGAGCGCATGCCCTGCTGGTTTCGAGAGCCCCGTCGCTGCCGGCCAGCACCAGGGCTTTTCCGCCGCGGGCCAGGCAAGAAGCTTTCTCTTGGCATTGCCAGGCGCCGAGTATGCCGGACCGCGCCCGCTGTTCGTGCTCTTCAATGGTACTGGAGAAACGGGTCAGGCCATCTACGATCGGGCGCAGGCCGCGGACTTCGTGCAACGCGGATTCATCGTGCTGGCGCCCGACAGCAACGCCAACGGCACCGTGTGGCCGGTGTGGGACGGCATGCGCCAAGCGGGCCACGAGAACGACCCCAATGCGGATCTGGACTACGTCGACGCGTTGATCGACTGCATGGCAGTGCATTTCGAGGTCGATCGAAACCGCATCTACGTCGGCGGACACTCCGCGGGCGGCATCTTCACCAATCACGTCTTGCAGCGGCGCAGCCAGCTACTGGCGGGCGGCATCGCGGCCTCGGGCGTGTTCGACCTGACGTCGCCCAGTCCCAAAGCGGAGCTCGATGCCATGAGCGTGCTCGTGACCTGGGGTGGAGATAACGACGCTTACAGCGGTAGCACTTCCACGGGTGTCACCGTGCCGAAGATCAACTTCGTGGAGCAAGCTGCAATAGCCAGCGCCTTCTACGAAGGCTCCGCCAAGGTGGAGCAAAGCTGGTGTCGCGGCGCCGACCTGGGTCACGCCTGGCTCTCGCCGGCAAACGGTTGGATGGTCGACTACTTGCTCGCGCACCCAAAGGGACTCGCAAAGGACAGCCCCTGGCAGCTGACTCAGCCTGGGGGCGTCGTGACCTGCGGCACGGACGCAGCGCCGCCGCCGGTGGGCACTAGCGTCATCTGCGCACCGAGCTCCACCGCGGGCTGCCAAGGTTACTGCCAGTTCGTCGGCGACTGCGTGGCGGAGAACGCGACGCTCGAGCCAGCGCTCGGACCCCAGCTGGACGCCTTCGGCTTCTCGGGCGCGAATCACGGCACTTGCAGCAGTTGCACGACGCAGTGCGAGACTGACTCCACCGTGGATGCCACCGACGCAGCGGTGCTGAGCTGTTTCGACAAGGCTTTTGCCTCGGCTCAGTGCGGTCCGGGGATCGCAGGAGCGCAGCCCTTCATCGATGCCATCAACGACTGCTGCAAGGACAAGACCGCCAGCGGCGTGTGCAAGCGCGCCTGCGGATCGATCAAGACGAACTCGGTGGCGGTGACCTTCTTCCCGACCTGCGCAGCGTTTTGA
- a CDS encoding redoxin family protein, with the protein MHRSARRACLPLAMLLATACGGDDAGGTNSGSSGTAGMAGNSGSGGSGATGAAGGSGGASGSAAGGGMAGAGALSGSGGGAGNASICPPAGPYGTQVGQIAPDVTLYDCDGNAVTLHSLCDTKAAAVYTFAIWCPVCKAHMDKGEPQAFYAQHENEDFDMFVVVTQDASGATADESHCKAVRDGYGLKMPVLVDKNAALSGNLGMSVNSGALALSRGARIELKQAYGFEALTQTVGTLLAK; encoded by the coding sequence ATGCATCGATCTGCGCGCCGGGCCTGTCTTCCTTTGGCAATGTTGCTCGCGACGGCTTGTGGCGGCGACGACGCGGGCGGCACGAACTCCGGAAGCTCGGGAACCGCCGGCATGGCGGGAAACAGCGGCAGTGGCGGCTCGGGTGCCACGGGGGCCGCGGGAGGCAGCGGCGGAGCGAGCGGCTCGGCGGCAGGGGGCGGAATGGCCGGAGCGGGTGCCCTCTCCGGTTCGGGTGGTGGCGCCGGCAACGCTTCAATCTGTCCGCCCGCGGGTCCCTACGGCACGCAAGTGGGTCAGATCGCCCCGGACGTCACCCTCTACGACTGCGACGGCAACGCCGTGACGCTGCACAGTCTCTGCGACACCAAGGCTGCTGCTGTCTATACCTTTGCGATTTGGTGTCCCGTGTGCAAGGCGCACATGGACAAAGGCGAGCCGCAAGCCTTCTACGCTCAGCACGAGAATGAGGACTTCGACATGTTCGTGGTCGTGACGCAGGATGCAAGCGGAGCAACTGCCGACGAGTCCCACTGCAAAGCCGTGCGCGACGGCTACGGTTTGAAGATGCCGGTGCTGGTCGACAAGAACGCCGCGCTCTCAGGCAACCTCGGCATGTCCGTGAACAGCGGCGCTTTGGCCCTCAGTCGCGGAGCCCGCATCGAACTGAAGCAAGCCTACGGCTTCGAGGCCCTGACGCAAACCGTCGGAACGCTGCTGGCGAAATAG
- a CDS encoding SEC-C metal-binding domain-containing protein → MSQRNAVGRNDPCPCGSGKKFKKCCSGIERTEAGDEPVSGFRAARKVIDAAGRAVLDGVSRSEFEEALDSCLEELDAPFDIDDNTFPYFSAWVLYHHRDPEGQRLAEKFLARRRLRNPEQIAYLRAALAAPFSFWEVLEVDPGRGLRVRDLLTGQECFVVEQSASGMLRRWEVLFAAVVDLDAFSVFDMIGPYPLPPGARDELVTMARTAVAQGRTRRRKFDRREIAAAERELAGVYHMHVARELFKPPPHQRNTDGHALVFCQLHYRCSNLALAEVLQRLGRLGYECQPKGPDDDGHERCSLLRAGNAMHRHWENTVIAEVQVANGEMTLEVNSRERADEVASRIESEFGPSVSLIDRTEDDVNLELRERWARRAAEPASARSVAAAEPEPEIPEEMRGALDEMISAHYEAWLDTPVPALAGLSPREAAASKRHAKQLDGLLREIECHADRMPELARFDTNRLRDELGMTGKR, encoded by the coding sequence ATGAGCCAGCGCAATGCGGTCGGCCGCAACGACCCCTGTCCATGTGGAAGTGGGAAGAAGTTCAAGAAGTGCTGTTCTGGCATCGAGCGGACCGAGGCGGGTGACGAACCGGTGTCCGGTTTCCGCGCCGCGCGCAAGGTCATCGACGCGGCAGGCCGAGCCGTCCTGGACGGCGTCTCGCGCTCCGAATTCGAGGAGGCGCTCGATTCCTGCCTCGAGGAACTCGATGCGCCCTTCGATATCGATGACAACACCTTCCCCTACTTCTCAGCCTGGGTGCTCTATCATCATCGCGACCCAGAAGGGCAGCGGCTGGCCGAGAAGTTTCTCGCTCGCCGCCGCCTTCGCAATCCGGAGCAGATCGCATACCTGCGAGCTGCACTCGCCGCGCCGTTCTCATTCTGGGAGGTGCTCGAGGTCGATCCGGGGCGAGGCCTTCGCGTTCGGGATCTGCTGACTGGTCAAGAGTGCTTTGTGGTCGAGCAGTCCGCCTCGGGCATGCTGCGCCGCTGGGAAGTCCTCTTTGCGGCGGTCGTGGATTTGGACGCCTTCTCGGTATTCGACATGATCGGACCCTATCCGCTGCCGCCCGGCGCGCGCGACGAACTCGTGACGATGGCACGCACCGCGGTCGCGCAAGGGCGCACGCGGCGGCGCAAGTTCGATCGAAGGGAAATCGCTGCGGCCGAACGCGAACTCGCCGGAGTCTACCACATGCACGTGGCGCGCGAGCTCTTCAAGCCGCCCCCACACCAGCGGAACACCGACGGACATGCCCTGGTTTTTTGCCAGCTTCACTATCGCTGCTCGAACCTCGCGCTAGCCGAGGTCCTGCAGCGGCTCGGTCGGCTCGGCTACGAGTGCCAGCCGAAGGGACCCGACGACGACGGGCACGAGCGCTGTTCTTTGCTGAGGGCAGGCAACGCGATGCATCGGCATTGGGAGAACACCGTGATCGCCGAAGTGCAGGTCGCCAACGGCGAAATGACGCTGGAGGTGAACTCGCGCGAGCGCGCGGACGAGGTCGCAAGTCGGATCGAATCCGAGTTTGGTCCGTCCGTTTCGCTGATCGATCGCACCGAGGACGACGTCAATCTCGAGCTTCGCGAGCGCTGGGCGCGCCGCGCCGCCGAGCCCGCTTCCGCGCGGTCGGTGGCAGCCGCAGAACCGGAGCCCGAGATCCCCGAAGAAATGCGCGGAGCGCTGGATGAGATGATTTCAGCCCACTATGAAGCCTGGCTCGACACACCCGTGCCGGCGCTGGCCGGGCTCAGTCCTCGCGAAGCAGCCGCCTCCAAGCGGCACGCGAAGCAGCTCGATGGGCTCTTGCGCGAGATCGAGTGTCACGCCGATCGCATGCCAGAGCTGGCCAGGTTCGATACGAACCGCTTGCGGGACGAACTCGGCATGACTGGGAAGCGGTAG
- a CDS encoding MAPEG family protein, giving the protein MNSSQSSALWWLAASVLLTAVMWMPYIVNRILEHGVWPALRNPNHDQRPRAAWADRLMWAHQNAVENLVVFAPLVIAAHVLGASAATTATAAAVYFFARLAHVVIYAAGIPLLRTLAFLVGFGAQVTVAVAVFGAAT; this is encoded by the coding sequence ATGAACTCGTCCCAGTCGTCCGCGCTCTGGTGGCTCGCCGCCAGCGTCCTTTTGACCGCCGTGATGTGGATGCCCTACATCGTCAATCGCATCCTCGAGCACGGCGTCTGGCCTGCGCTGCGGAACCCCAACCACGACCAGCGCCCGCGGGCGGCGTGGGCAGACCGCTTGATGTGGGCGCATCAGAACGCCGTCGAGAATCTAGTCGTCTTTGCGCCCTTGGTCATCGCAGCACACGTGCTGGGCGCCAGCGCCGCAACGACCGCCACTGCCGCCGCGGTGTACTTCTTCGCGCGCCTCGCCCACGTCGTCATCTACGCCGCGGGCATTCCTCTGCTGCGGACCTTGGCCTTTCTCGTCGGCTTCGGAGCGCAGGTGACGGTCGCCGTCGCCGTCTTTGGGGCCGCGACATGA
- a CDS encoding Uma2 family endonuclease, whose protein sequence is MAVTVPPFPIARFSVEQYHHMIKSGAFTEDDRIELIEGWVVEQMAKGPAHEYTTGELVALLQSAVPSGLHVRNQAPITFEDSEPEPDISVVRGSRTDYRERHPGAQDVALVVEVSDTTLATDLRKARTYAAAQVPEYWIVDLPSRAVLVFRHPDASLSAYRSEHRVTEGDKVVTTLAGEPIEVTVRAVVP, encoded by the coding sequence ATGGCAGTCACGGTACCGCCGTTCCCGATTGCTCGCTTTTCGGTGGAGCAATACCACCACATGATCAAGTCGGGTGCGTTCACCGAGGACGATCGTATCGAACTCATCGAAGGCTGGGTGGTGGAACAAATGGCGAAGGGCCCCGCTCACGAGTACACAACCGGAGAGCTAGTGGCACTTCTCCAGTCGGCCGTCCCGTCCGGACTACACGTCAGGAACCAGGCGCCCATCACGTTCGAGGATAGCGAGCCCGAGCCCGACATCTCCGTCGTTCGCGGCAGTCGCACTGACTACCGCGAACGCCACCCCGGCGCACAAGATGTAGCCCTGGTCGTCGAGGTGTCCGACACGACACTGGCAACCGACCTCAGGAAAGCGCGCACGTACGCGGCAGCGCAAGTCCCGGAGTATTGGATTGTCGACCTGCCGAGCCGTGCCGTGCTCGTATTTCGGCATCCGGATGCGTCTCTATCCGCCTACAGGAGCGAGCACAGAGTGACTGAAGGGGACAAGGTAGTGACGACGCTCGCTGGAGAACCCATCGAAGTCACGGTGCGCGCTGTGGTGCCATAG
- a CDS encoding DJ-1/PfpI family protein produces the protein MTHAIGMLLFPGMTQLDLTAPFEVLHRIPGAQVHLLWKERVPVSGGPGFHLTPTDTLDECPALTVLFVPGGFGQERLQKDDAVLGFLRERGKDARWVTSVCTGALVLGAAGLLEDHDATTHWAYVDRLADYGARYRPGRVVVDRNRITAGGVTAGMDFALTLAAELADERTARLIQLGLEYDPAPPFDSGHPSRAEPELVDQLRQLYFQRQRDTAKADARTGTPRN, from the coding sequence ATGACCCACGCCATCGGCATGCTTCTGTTCCCAGGAATGACCCAGCTCGACCTCACGGCCCCCTTCGAGGTGTTGCATCGGATCCCGGGGGCCCAAGTCCATCTGCTGTGGAAGGAGCGGGTGCCCGTGAGCGGGGGCCCGGGCTTCCACCTGACCCCGACCGACACCTTGGACGAGTGCCCTGCCCTCACGGTGTTGTTCGTTCCCGGCGGCTTCGGTCAGGAACGCTTGCAGAAGGACGACGCGGTCCTCGGCTTCCTTCGGGAACGCGGCAAGGACGCACGCTGGGTCACTTCCGTGTGCACGGGAGCGCTCGTGCTCGGCGCGGCTGGCCTGCTCGAAGACCATGACGCTACGACGCATTGGGCCTACGTCGATCGGCTCGCGGACTACGGCGCCCGCTATCGCCCCGGTCGTGTAGTCGTGGATCGCAACCGCATCACTGCCGGCGGCGTCACCGCGGGCATGGACTTCGCGCTCACCCTAGCTGCAGAACTCGCAGACGAGCGCACGGCACGCCTGATCCAGCTCGGTCTCGAGTACGACCCTGCTCCCCCGTTCGACTCGGGACATCCGAGCCGCGCCGAGCCGGAACTCGTCGACCAACTCCGCCAGCTCTACTTCCAGCGACAGCGAGACACTGCAAAAGCAGACGCTCGTACCGGGACACCTCGAAACTGA
- a CDS encoding SDR family NAD(P)-dependent oxidoreductase, whose translation MTHAPLCVVAGAGPGNGHAIARRFLDEGYRVALLARRPNAHASLELARGFVCDLEDPESIRATFASIRSELGDPEVLVYNAGPGVWGDIEELSDESFERAWRVNALGAFVASREVIPAMKAAGHGAIVLVGATASLRGMPKTAAFAPAKAAQRALAQSMARQLWPGGIHVALVIIDGIVDLPWLRAELPDRPDEFFVQPDAVANTVFHLAHQHESAWSFEVEARPYGERW comes from the coding sequence ATGACTCACGCACCTCTGTGCGTCGTTGCTGGCGCAGGCCCGGGCAATGGTCACGCCATCGCGCGTCGGTTTCTCGACGAGGGCTACCGCGTGGCGCTGTTGGCACGACGACCGAATGCGCACGCGAGCTTGGAGCTCGCGCGGGGGTTCGTGTGCGATCTGGAAGACCCCGAGTCCATTCGCGCCACCTTTGCCAGTATTCGCAGCGAACTCGGCGACCCCGAGGTATTGGTCTACAACGCCGGCCCAGGCGTTTGGGGCGACATCGAAGAGCTGAGTGACGAGTCTTTCGAGCGCGCTTGGCGCGTCAACGCGCTGGGCGCTTTCGTTGCCAGCCGTGAGGTGATCCCCGCGATGAAAGCAGCTGGCCATGGCGCCATCGTGCTGGTGGGCGCTACTGCTTCGCTCCGTGGCATGCCCAAGACCGCTGCTTTCGCGCCGGCGAAGGCGGCCCAACGCGCACTGGCTCAGTCCATGGCGCGTCAGCTGTGGCCCGGCGGCATCCACGTAGCGCTGGTGATCATCGATGGCATCGTCGACCTACCCTGGCTGCGCGCCGAACTGCCGGATCGTCCTGATGAGTTTTTCGTTCAACCCGACGCGGTTGCGAACACGGTGTTTCACCTCGCGCATCAGCATGAGTCCGCGTGGTCGTTCGAAGTCGAGGCTCGGCCCTACGGGGAGCGCTGGTGA
- a CDS encoding DJ-1/PfpI family protein has product MPRVLLVAFEGAQTLDVTGPAEVFAAAARQGLSYRVELLSVGGGLVNTSSGIALDARDLSAVRPRSTDTVLVAGGNEGAVRRAMADPLLLDFLRRAARVAGRVGSVCSGAFLLARIGVLDGHAAATHWSACDRLARAFPKVRVDRNAIFLREGKLWTSAGVTTGIDMALAMVEEDSDRSVSDAIASQLVLYLRRPGFQSQFSAALLAQATRADTLATAIGWARSHLHTDVESLARQASLSVRTLHRRCFELFGTTPARLLDKLRVEHARALLAQDLPLKALATDAGFGSVPRMNRAFLRELGMTPSQYRAVHCAAS; this is encoded by the coding sequence ATGCCCCGCGTGCTGTTGGTGGCCTTCGAAGGCGCCCAGACCCTGGACGTGACCGGACCTGCGGAAGTGTTCGCTGCGGCGGCACGGCAGGGACTTTCGTATCGGGTGGAGCTGCTGAGCGTGGGCGGTGGCTTGGTGAACACCAGCTCTGGCATTGCACTAGACGCTCGCGACTTGTCCGCCGTACGCCCACGCTCCACGGACACCGTGTTGGTCGCGGGTGGGAATGAAGGCGCCGTGCGTCGCGCCATGGCGGATCCACTACTGCTCGACTTTCTGCGCCGCGCTGCTCGCGTCGCGGGGCGCGTCGGCTCCGTGTGCTCGGGTGCTTTCTTGCTGGCGCGCATCGGCGTGCTCGATGGGCACGCTGCGGCGACCCACTGGTCCGCCTGCGATCGGCTCGCGCGGGCGTTCCCCAAAGTCAGGGTGGATCGAAACGCGATCTTCCTCCGAGAGGGAAAGCTGTGGACCTCCGCTGGTGTGACGACGGGGATCGACATGGCGCTGGCCATGGTGGAAGAGGATTCGGACCGCAGCGTGTCCGACGCCATCGCTTCCCAGCTGGTGCTGTACCTACGTCGCCCGGGGTTTCAGTCCCAATTCAGCGCAGCACTCTTGGCGCAGGCGACGCGCGCAGACACCTTGGCGACGGCGATCGGCTGGGCCCGATCTCATTTGCACACGGATGTGGAGAGCTTGGCGCGACAAGCGAGCCTATCAGTGCGCACCCTGCACCGTCGCTGCTTCGAGCTGTTCGGCACCACACCTGCCAGGCTGCTGGACAAGCTTCGCGTCGAGCACGCTCGCGCGCTCCTCGCCCAGGATCTGCCGCTCAAAGCCCTGGCGACGGACGCCGGCTTCGGCAGCGTGCCCCGCATGAACCGGGCGTTCTTGCGCGAACTCGGGATGACACCGAGCCAGTACCGGGCGGTTCACTGCGCCGCATCGTGA
- a CDS encoding AraC family transcriptional regulator, translating into MDETDVLSSALGALHISGSLVLHHVYRTPWAIQVPSSSELALLTGAPPDARVVAFHFVERGELTLTTTGVPKKNVCAGELVACFGGADHHLTRGQDAPIVPLAGILAGHASPPHGDDRPESTRLLCGVFVLRDTSLNPLLAALPPVVHASMTEDDLELFARVLRRELRHAGNASSFIIDRVLEMLCAALVRDQITKTSEDAVGLLRTLKDPRLSRALEQVHKAPAAPWTIDSLSKSAGLSRSRFSARFRQLAGVAPMVYVTRWRMNVAARMLRRTEHSVAEIAGFVGYESVPTFTRVFKRYLGDSPGRFRDVVRQGATS; encoded by the coding sequence GTGGACGAGACGGACGTTCTGAGCAGTGCGCTGGGCGCGCTCCACATCTCGGGCAGCCTCGTGCTGCACCACGTGTACCGAACGCCCTGGGCCATCCAAGTACCGAGCTCCTCGGAACTCGCGCTGCTCACCGGCGCTCCGCCGGACGCGCGGGTGGTGGCGTTTCACTTCGTCGAACGCGGGGAGCTGACGCTCACGACGACGGGCGTGCCAAAGAAGAACGTATGCGCCGGCGAGCTCGTCGCATGCTTCGGCGGGGCGGATCATCACCTCACCCGCGGTCAGGACGCACCCATCGTGCCGCTCGCGGGGATCCTCGCAGGACACGCGAGCCCTCCTCACGGCGACGACCGGCCGGAATCCACTCGCCTGCTCTGCGGCGTCTTCGTGCTCCGGGACACTTCCCTGAATCCACTGTTGGCCGCATTGCCACCGGTCGTCCACGCCAGCATGACGGAAGACGACCTGGAGCTCTTCGCACGAGTGCTACGACGTGAACTGCGTCACGCCGGCAACGCCTCCAGCTTCATCATCGATCGCGTGCTGGAGATGCTATGCGCGGCCCTGGTTCGAGACCAGATCACCAAGACCAGTGAGGATGCGGTCGGACTGCTTCGGACCTTGAAGGACCCGCGCCTCTCCCGCGCGCTCGAGCAGGTACACAAGGCCCCGGCCGCACCGTGGACCATCGACAGCCTGTCGAAGTCCGCAGGTCTCTCCCGCTCGCGCTTCTCCGCTCGCTTTCGCCAACTCGCGGGGGTGGCCCCGATGGTGTACGTCACGCGCTGGCGCATGAACGTCGCCGCGCGCATGCTGCGTCGAACCGAGCATTCCGTCGCCGAAATCGCCGGTTTCGTGGGCTACGAAAGCGTTCCGACCTTCACGCGTGTCTTCAAGCGTTACCTCGGAGACTCCCCGGGTCGCTTCCGCGACGTCGTGCGACAGGGAGCAACCTCGTGA